Genomic segment of Microtus ochrogaster isolate Prairie Vole_2 unplaced genomic scaffold, MicOch1.0 UNK81, whole genome shotgun sequence:
TTTGGGTGTCAGGATaatatagcctcataaaaagagtttggcattgctccttctatttcctttatgtggaataatttgaggagtattagtattagttcttctttgaaagtcctGTAGAAAtgtgagctgaaaccatctgatcctgggttttttttggttgtgagaattttgatgactgtttctatttcttcagcagttataggtcagtttaatttgcttatctggtcttgatttaattttggtaagtgatatttatccagaaagttgtccatttacTTTAattagttttctaattttgtggagtacagatttttgaaatatgacctgatgattctctgtatttcctccatgtctgttgttatgtccccctttgaatttctgattttgttaatttggatattcgctctctgccttttggatagtttggataagggtttgtctattttgttgattttctcaaacaaCCAACtctctgtctcattgattcttcgtactgttttgtttctattttattgacttctactctcaatttgattattcctgccatctagttctcttaggtgagtttgtttctttttgttctaaagttttcaagttaattcactagtgtgggatttttttccagcttctttatgtaggcatttagtgctatgaactttgctCTTGAgactgctttcattgtgccccataaattgggtatgttgtgtggtcatttattgaattttaggaagtttttaatttctgcctttatttcttccttgacacattgATGaatcaggtgagcattgtttaattccCATGTGTTtatgggctttctggaattagtatttctgtttatttctagttttatacCACGgggatctgataaggtacattgagttattccattcttttttatttgttgaggtttgttttgttaccaagtatgtggccaatttttgaaggttccatgaggagctgagaggaagatatattcttttctgtttggatggaatattccttagatgtctgttaaattgatttgagtcataacttctgttagttcccttattactttgttcattttttgtctgactgacctgtccagtgctGAGAGGGGAGGATTGAAGACTTCCAATTTTAGTGTCTGagatttaatgtatgatttaagctttgaGAGTGTTCTTTACATATAaggatgcccttgtatttggggcatagatgtacagtattgagattttctcttgatggatttttcctgtgactaatatgaaatgaccttctttgtctgaATCGTTTGAGTATAGCTTGAAGactattttgttggatattaggaTAGATACactcacttgtttcttaggtctattttaTTGGAAATTATTTTCCCAACCCCTTATTCTGcaacaatgtctgtctttgagtttgagatgtgtttcttgtatgcaaaaGGAGGATGGATTCTCTATTCGTATCAAATCTGTtatcctgtgcctttttataggtgagttgagtcatttatattaagggatattaataaccAACGTTTGCTATCTCCTCTTAATTTAGTTTCCGTTGCTGGTGNNNNNNNNNNNNNNNNNNNNNNNNNNNNNNNNNNNNNNNNNNNNNNNNNNNNNNNNNNNNNNNNNNNNNNNNNNNNNNNNNNNNNNNNNNNNNNNNNNNNNNNNNNNNNNNNNNNNNNNNNNNNNNNNNNNNNNNNNNNNNNNNNNNNNNNNNNNNNNNNNNNNNNNNNNNNNNNNNNNNNNNNNNNNNNNNNNNNNNNNNNNNNNNNNNNNNNNNNNNNNNNNNNNNNNNNNNNNNNNNNNNNNNNNNNNNNNNNNNNNNNNNNNNNNNNNNNNNNNNNNNNNNNNNNNNNNNNNNNNNNNNNNNNNNNNNNNNNNNNNGTCTACCTTCATAcgttacttttttctttgtagctcttagtattctttctttgctctataAATTTAGTGtattgattattatgtggtgagggatcttttttggatccagtctatttgatgttctgtaggCTTCGTGTATACATAGGCATattataggcatatctttctttaagttgggaaagttttcttctataattttgtttaatatattttctgtgcttttgagttgaattctccttcttctatactactattcttagatttggccttatCATGGTGTCACATATTTCCTGGGACACCATTGAGGGTTGAAGGCTGAAGAGTGGTCATGCCGAGACCCCAAAGAAGACTCTGGCTGAATGAGTGCCCCTTGGGGTGTGAGAGGCAGGGGAGCTTGAAGGcttgagaggagaggaagaggtgggaggcaggaaagaagggcCTTGAAAGCCTAGCTAAGTAGTTCGAGTGCTCTCCTAAAGACCTGCAAGCCCTCCGAGGCGGTGAAGCAGCTTAAACATTAGAAAAACAGCCATGGCTGCAGTATAGGTGTGAGTGTAGAGAGCAGCAGCCAGGAAGGGGGAGAGTTTTCCACCTGTTTTACAGAGCTACAGTGTGAGTTCATTAAACCCTGACCCACCAAACTGGAAGAGTCTGATTCGCTTGGTCAAGCACTAGTACAAACAGGTCAGCCAGACCCTGCTTTGGCCAATGTGATTGTTGTTTTACCAGCAAGTTAGGATACCATCTTTGCCAACTGTCCTGAACCCCCAAATCCTCCCATGCTCGGGGCTGGACCTCTGGAGGGAAGCTGCTGCTCATTTAGCCATGGGTCTTCTGATTGATTGCATTCCCGTACTTGTATATTTGGGTCAGGCCTATAGAGCCTCTGAGCATCAGAGCAATGTGTGGCTTGTTCTGACCTCACACTGGTCAAAGAATTCAGTGGCAGCCAAGTTTTCCCAAGAAGCATGGATGGAAGTTAAAGTTGCATGCCACAGGTTACCGGTACAGCTGTATGGACATCATGTTGTCtctcagaaggcaacaggaagctgTGGCTGAGACTCAAATCATCATGAGTGGCTGAGGCCTAGGCGACTGGGGAGCTCTGATTTGAATTTCTGCAAGTCACATGACTCCCTCAAgcaccacccctccccctccttacCATCTCTGCCTACTACTCAACCTACCTCCCCATCCCACAGCCAGTCTTCCTCAGACATGGCAATCCATGGCACAGGGCTCATAGCTAGCCTGCAGAGGGTCCTATCAGCCAGGAGTTACATTGCTGTCCAAACACAGGACACCATGTGTACCACTCTGCCTGCTGCTGAGTCTAGCAAGCCTACCTAGAAGTCAGAGGCTCTCTCTTTCAAGTTCTGTTTCATAACCATGTTGCCCAGCTGCAATCCAAGCAGTCCATGAGACACACTGGGCCCCTCTGCCTCACCAAGGTCACCTGACATCTCCACTCTCCCCATCtgtgtgaaagaaaaatgaagccaaaaGCATCCTTGCCCCCAAAGTACACCCTGGAGCTTCTCACGGTGTACGCCTGGGAGCAGGGCAGCGGCATGGAGGATTTTGACACTGCCGAAGGCTTCCGGACCATCCTGGACCTGGTCATCAAATACCAGCATCTCTGCATCTTCTAGACAGTCAACTACAATTTCGAAGATGAGCTGATAAGAACGTTCTTACTGACCTAGATCCAGAAAAAAGACGTGCCTGTGCCCCAGTCCCCCACCCTGTTCTGAATTAACCCTATTCCCTTCTGTGCTATTTCTTCCATGATCTGGATTCTTCTCCCCAAgttcttgttcattcccagtgTGAAATTGAGGGAGAAGCTGCCAGATGAGTAAGAAAACCCAACCTAGGGAGTGGAAGGGCCTGGCCAGCCAAAATGGatgcagaaggggaggaggggggcaggcagagggcaccctcactgctttctttcttctgttatgTGGAAATGTGAAATGTATGTGTTAGCCAATCTGAGAGGGGTCTGAAGTGGCAGGATATCCCTAAGAAACAGCATTGCCATTTCCAGGCTCaagtgcgcacgcacacacacacacacacacacacacacacacacacacacgattaaagGTGGTCCAACattcctggctttttgtttttatattgttgtaAGATGGTTTTGTTCCTGTCAAGCATATGGTGTTGTACTGAGTTACACCcatatcttgaattttaaaatttgacagaGGATTTCATTATGTTTCCCAGGATGGCATGTGTTCATGACATTAATACCGCCGGTGCCTTCTGAGTCattggattacaggtatataaCCTTCTTCctacctgttttgtttcttttgaatttttattttaaaaaagaatatttttgtagTAGTAGGAGGGTGGCCCTTTGTTCCCTTCTTGGTGATGAGGATGGGATTGCTTGTCATctcagctagcttacacctgaaataatcacacagaaactgtattaatttaaacactgcctggcccattatctatagcctcgtattggctaactctcacatcttgatttaacccatttttagtaatctgtatatcaccacgaggttgtggcttactgggaaagatgcaTCATGTCTGATATTGACAGCTCCATGGtggttctctctgactctgctttcttccttccaaaattcagttctgtctactctgcctacctctaAGTATTTTACTTGTATGCATGGATATGTACCATATGAGTACCTGATCTTTACATTGATCAAAAGATGGTATTAGAAACCCTAAGCTGGGAGCAATGGATAGTTATGATCTCCCATGTAAGTCCTTGAGCTCACCTGTATGCAAGACCAAGAGGAGTATTTACTGTTGATCCATCTTTTCCTGCTCTGTGTTGATTATTTATAATCAgcatattaattattattgttttcatttgtccatttataactttttaaacacacagtgccTTTTAGTAAAATCTTTTTTATGTTGCAGTTTAGATTGGGGCACTTCAGGTTTCTGGTAGATGAATAAAGAGTTAATGCATAACTCTTTGTAGAAACTTCAGCAAAAACCTATGAGTTATTTCTATCTTTTATGTTTGATTGATATTTTTCATGTGAAACAggtatttaatatgtatttctggCTGACCTAGAAGTGATTGCATGGATTAGGCTGGTATTGGACTCAGAGGCAGATAGATAtacatgcctctgccttctgagtacaaGGATTAGAGGTATGATTCAATACATCTGgctttttcatcttatttttcctttttgtagttAGGAATTAATCATTCATACTATTTCTCTTATCTATACTCTGTACTGTTGATCTGCTTATGCATCTTTCATTGTTGTTTAGAAGGCATTTCTCTTGCAAGGTGATATCCCATTCAAAGAGTTCAGAAATGACCGAGGTGAACCTCCTATTCAGTTTGCTTCTAAAGTGACTTGGTGATTAAATTATGATGTCTATGTCATGGAATAAGTATGGGGAGCACCAGAATTCTATGACTATACTGTCAAAGGAGTATACATTTATAATGTTGTCAAAATCATGCTTTTGCTTGTACACATATATGGGACATTTTAGAATGCAGTGATCTATGATGATGTGCATGTCAACTTCACTTGGGAAGAATGGACTTTGCTGGATCCTTCCCAGAAGagtctctacaaagatgtgatgctggagacctacagAAACCTCACTACTATAGGTAAGACTGAATTATCTTTTATGTTTCAATAAGGGGACAGCTGTTCATTGGTTAATGATgctcttttgtaatatgattgagaaAGAAGAATAGGTAAATAAGTCAAGCATGGTTGTAAGGTTTGCTTCAAATTGTAactaaattttttataatttttaatatataacaaaCATTTTTCTGGCACTATATTTTAGGATACAGTTGGGAAGACCATAATATTGATGAACATTGTCAAAGTTCTAGAAGACATGAAAGGTAATTTTCATGTATAAGCTGGTACAAATGTACTTCTGAAGAATTTGTAATGTATCCAAATGTTTTACACAAAAAAAACAGtgcaaataataaatatgcatattcTCACAAAATCATATACCTTAATTTCAAATAGGAGAACTGTATTTGCAAGtcattcttttaagaaagaagtcaaggaagCAATGTCTTAACCTATATTACCATTTGAATCATGATATTATGAGAGCTATTCTGTGAAATtgtcaatttatttatttcatattactcATATTATAGAAGATATACATGTTGAAAAGGTGATAAGTATATCTGTAAACCTCTGTAT
This window contains:
- the LOC113455664 gene encoding zinc finger protein 120-like, which translates into the protein MKPKASLPPKYTLELLTVYAWEQGSGMEDFDTAEGFRTILDLNAVIYDDVHVNFTWEEWTLLDPSQKSLYKDVMLETYRNLTTIGYSWEDHNIDEHCQSSRRHERHEKSQTGEKTSVYTQCVKDFACDSHLHRHEKTHTRLKPYEGNECGKAFSYHSHLQIHKRTYTGEK